In Callithrix jacchus isolate 240 chromosome 18, calJac240_pri, whole genome shotgun sequence, one DNA window encodes the following:
- the CFAP126 gene encoding protein Flattop — MATNYSANQYEKAFSSKYLQNWSPAKPTKEYISSHEGYTQIIANDRGHLLPSVPRSKANPWGSFMGTWQMPLKIPPARVTLTSRTTAGAASLTKWIQKNPDLLKASNGLRPEILGKSHDPDSQKTFRKKSITKTVQQAPSPTVIPRSPAANLNSPDELQSSHPSAGHTPGPQSPAKS; from the exons ATGGCCACTAACTACAGTGCCAACCAG TATGAAAAGGCTTTCTCATCCAAGTATCTGCAGAACTGGTCTCCCGCTAAGCCAACAAAAGAG TATATCTCTTCCCATGAAGGCTACACTCAAATTATTGCCAATGATCGTGGTCATCTACTGCCTTCTGTGCCCCGTTCCAAG GCAAATCCTTGGGGTTCCTTCATGGGCACCTGGCAAATGCCTCTGAAGATACCCCCTGCTCGGGTGACACTGACTTCCCGTACAACTGCTGGTGCTGCCTCCCTTACAAAATGGATACAGAAAAATCCTGATTTACTCAAGGCCTCCAATGGGCTGCGTCCTGAAATCTTAGGCAAG TCCCATGATCCAGACAGTCAGAAGACATTCAGGAAGAAGTCTATCACAAAGACTGTACAACAAGCACCAAGTCCAACCGTAATTCCACGCTCCCCAGCTGCCAACCTCAATTCCCCAGATGAACTCCAAAGCTCACACCCCTCTGCAGGTCATACTCCAGGTCCCCAAAGCCCAGCAAAATCCTAA